The genomic DNA CGGACAATGGAAGGTTGAGCCCTTCGACATCAGGGGAATAGCGGAGATGTTTCCCGATGAGAGTATGGAAAACCTAGTAAAGATATATGCAGTTTTCGGGGGGATTCCTTATTACCTTGACCTAATAAGGGGACTAGAACCCGAAGAGGCAATACGGGAAAAAGTCCTCCAGAAGGGAGAAGTTCTCTATGAGGAGCCGGAATTCCTTCTCAGGGAAGAACTTAGAGAGCCCAGGGTGTACAAGTTGATACTAAAGGGGTTATCATTAGGATACGAGTCCCTGGGAGAGCTGATGAACTACACGGGACTAGACAGGGGAAACATCTCGAAGTACATTGAAACCCTTGAACGACTTGATTTAGTTGGCTACGAGCTCCCCTACGGGAAGAGAAAGAGAGGGAGATACTATATTAAGGACAACTTCTTCAACTTCTGGTTCCGCTTCGTATATCCAAACCTCAACGACCTTGAAATAGGCTTGATCGATGAGGTGTGGGCTAAGATAGAACGCGATCTCAACCAATACTATGGCCAAATGTTCGAGAGGCTCGTCAGGGAAATGTTTAAGTTGAAAATAATGGACTTCGGTCAGAGAAGCGTTTCTAGGTGGTGGCATAGGGACAAGGAGATAGATGCCGTGTTGGAGCTTAAGGATGGACTAATGTTCGTCGAGGTTAAGTGGAAAAAATTAAAGAGGGGAGAAGCAGAGAGTATCCTTGAAGAGCTTAAGAGGAAAGCAGAGGCATTCAACGCCAAGGAAAAAAGATTCCTGCTCATAGCAAAGGAAATTAAGGGTAAAACTTCCGAGATGCTTGATTTGAGGGATTTGGAAGAGATTATAAGAGGGCGATGATTGAGATTGGCTGTTTCAAACTGTTTTTGTTTTTGTAGTAGTTTGTAGAAAATAGTGGAAAAATATATAAAGGTGTTGTGGAGAAGTGGGTCTGTATGGAGCGGCATTATACTCTGAAGGAGGCTTCGAGAATTCTTGGAGTCACAGTAAAGACACTCCAGAACTGGGATAAGCAGGGAAAGATTAGGGTTATTAGAACTCCCGGGGGCAGGAGGAGGATACCAGAAAGTGAAATAAAGAGAATT from Pyrococcus kukulkanii includes the following:
- a CDS encoding ATP-binding protein, which produces MFVNRKRELEFLERKWRESKAQLIIIYGRRRVGKTMLLKEFLKGKKGVYFLATADSLLENTRRLSEKFVELTGREYFKDVNDIGKLLQYLAEEIREERICVIIDEFQYLMSLNPGILSVLQRAWDEHLKDTNVFLVLCGSSIGMMEKTMEYKSPLYGRRTGQWKVEPFDIRGIAEMFPDESMENLVKIYAVFGGIPYYLDLIRGLEPEEAIREKVLQKGEVLYEEPEFLLREELREPRVYKLILKGLSLGYESLGELMNYTGLDRGNISKYIETLERLDLVGYELPYGKRKRGRYYIKDNFFNFWFRFVYPNLNDLEIGLIDEVWAKIERDLNQYYGQMFERLVREMFKLKIMDFGQRSVSRWWHRDKEIDAVLELKDGLMFVEVKWKKLKRGEAESILEELKRKAEAFNAKEKRFLLIAKEIKGKTSEMLDLRDLEEIIRGR